The genomic DNA ttttttcagttttttcatttttttcattttttcagttttttcattttttcagttttttcatttttttcattttttcagtttttcagtttttcacttttttcattttttcagttttttcattttttcagttttttcatttttttcattttttcagtttttcagttttccagttttttcaggccccggggtgcagaaggcatcgggggcgctgggggcgaagctcccggggtgccgaaggcattgggggcgctgggggcgaagcccccggggtgccggaggcatcgggggcgctgggggcgaagcctccggggtgccgaaggcattgggggcgccggaggcgccggcggcgctgggggcgaagcccccggggtgccggaggcatcgggggcgctgggggcgaagcccccggggtgccgaaagcattgggggcgccggaggcgtcggcggcgctgggggcgaagcccccggggtgccggaggcatcgggggcgctgggggcgaagcccccggggtgccgaaagcattgggggcgccggaggcgtcggtggcgctgggggcgaagcccccggggtgccgaaggcatcgggggcgctgggtgcgctgcgggcgccggaggcgtcggcggcgctggggccgaaggccccggagcgacggaagcgccgggggcgaaggccccgggtgccggaggcgtcggcgatacacaaaatgtaattcgtaattcgtgcatcaatttctttccgaaaccagtcgattcaatatctttaactttatttttattcgagtttcaattccttttcgaaaccacccgttgaaatcaacgggtctaacactagtcatatatataaagacggtaatctgtgtgtgtgtgtgtgggtgtgtgtgtgtgtgtgggtgtgtgtgtgtgtgtgtgggtgtgtgtgtgtgtgtgggtgtgtgtcctaactctcgccgaacataatgaacgaatcgataaaaatcgataaattcatttttcgacgaaacgactttgtcgcgactcgaaccgatcaccccaaatagccggaatataggtctaaattgagctaataatttcatttagcgaggttttgaaccatttttttatagatttatttttaattaaatttaaatttaaatttaaattatttatattttgacgatattcgagaaaaaaattgatttcattcaccgcgggcgccgggaatcgaacctcggaccctccgatccaaacgaaatgttctcacgagcccgcaccgcacgccatatcctcgcccaggatacgtgttgtaaatacacataatatgtatatgcacgtaatttgttatgtgtaataataatatacaacgttacgaggtcaatgaccgtttgtgtataatcggaaaatattacattttgttaattttaattaacattttgctaACGTTAActtaaagaattgaaaattattacaaataaagaataaaaactatctatgagagtctacgaaaataacggttccggttccggattttttttttagttttatacgggtatataataattttacacccatgcgatgatatttcatcgggctattcactagttgtGTAATAATTGTACAATCATATTTTAcagtgaaatttattttgttcataTCATTGGAATATTAAactatgtattttgattttttgtttataaatatacaagtatacatcCATGTTTACCTAATTCTACTCGTTTAAATACATTAACGGTTCAATTATgttgtcatacatacatacatatatatatacatttaaaaaattaagcttattaattaattatatatattatatattaaaaaattattatatatatatatatatatatatatatatatatatatatatatatatatatatatatatatatatatatatatatatatatatatatatatatatatatatatatatatatatatatatatatatatatatatatatatatatatatatatatatatatatatatatatatatatatatatatatatatatatatatatatatatatatatatatatatttatatatatatatatatatatatatatatatatatatatatatatatatatatatatatatatatatatatatatatatatatatatatatatatatatatatatatatatatatatatatatatatatatatattatatattaaaaagaagAAACCGACGAAACATCAAAAATCATATCACATCATTAATGAGTTTTCCATTGACCCTGATtcactttttaattaattatatatataataaaaaattaatatatatatatatatatatatatatatatatatatatatatatatatatatatatatatatatatatatatatatatttatatatatatatatatatatatatatatatatatttatatatatatatatatatatatatatatatatatatatatatatatatatatatacatatttttttcctacTTTTTAAAGCTAACCGGCACAAAttcaattatgattatttaaaagcggttgattttttttgcgCGTAAATAGTACTCAAAGGTTCatttaaattatgataatttaaaaGTGAATTGACGTTCAACTCCAATGAAAGATTTACACTTATTTAACAATACAGCTATATATTGACAGAATAATAATGCGTTTGAACCATAATGAAATTCATCAATGGATAATGAAAAACTCGGCAGATTCGCACAACTCGGCTGCAAAATCTCTGAATTCAAACTCATTTAAAATATCTTGGGGAATAACTTTGATGTATCTATgaattttttaacattatactcatgtatatataacatttgatgcatgtacatacatacatatataatgtttatggTAAAAACAATACAACTTATACTGTAAAGTTTCACccgcatgcatttttttatatagttaatAAGATAATATAAGAAGATAAATGAaacttatttatgtaattactaTTTAAACAAGAATgttaaaatatgcattttttttatttagaacgACAAAATGTAGTATTCTCTCTCATGGTAGATAGTAATTTTAGACCGTAGACAGTTTTCGAAGAGTTCGGAGCCCCCATAGAAAATTTAATCGGCAATATAGTCTAAATTTCCAAAATTATAGAAAAACACAACATTGATATTATCTTTGATAATTTGAATGAACCAAGTATTTCGCGATACTCAACTAATACATTGCCTACTCGTAGGCCACATTTAATATAgtttgtggctatttgcaggtaatgTATCTGCGAATAATCGGCTATTTGCAGGCACTGTATCTGCGAATCATtgactatttgcaggtactatatctgctaattattggctatttgcaggtactatatatgCTAATTAtcggctatttgcaggtactatatctttGAAATCAGGTAAAAtccataaaaaataatcaaatgacTTGTCTATTAACGACatcaaaatgtgttttaaaCAGTTAACGCAAAATTGTTCTGAATTATCGTaatagttctaaattttttttttattcgaagaTACAGTATTTGTTTATAGAATCATTAGAATATTTTCACATGCCAATCTACTATGTGCTTAACAAAAGCAATGCAAAGGCAGCAAGTTGATGGTAAGTTCGTTTTTGATTGTTTCATCCTTTTCTTATCTTACagcaaacataatttttttgtttactgtTGTGGCAGTTTACAACAAATGGATGGTAATTTTGttgacaaaatttataaaaatattgtttcacGCATTCGTAATCTTTAAAAGTTTGTCCTTTTGTGAATTCGAGAATTTCTTCCATTCTGGTGattctaaaattattaaataaatgttaattaattgaaatcttgattatttttatcagaaatatccgattataatttcttacatttaatgtatgctagacttgtttaatcaatctttcattatacatgaggcaagtaaatttcgcacgttattataatagatttatatcatttagctagttcgcgacTTGTACTTAAcctatgtaaaatgtatgtaggtacatattatacgttgtatatgataatcaTTTTCCAAcagttaataatattaactaatttggattaaattttttgctctatgtcactttacgagttcgaacaaaactttaagaggtttaaaacaaaattttaacagtttaACAACTtcgacagttcacgcgcatgcgcagaaggctttgcgtctgttgcagatatagtacctgcaaatagccaataattcgcagatatagtacctgcaaatagccaattattcgcagatacagtacctgcaaatagccacaacctttaatatatgtacatatgtataatatggtaaaaaaatattttcaaatgaaaatttaagtgTTTCTTTTGAAGCTATGCAATGGGATGCAGATCCAGTGGATCTATACGATTGTCGTACACGAGCATGGTACATAGAAGCAGCAGTTAGTCCAAAGGATATGGTGATTATTGTAGATATGTCAGGTTCCATGACAGGTACCGGAGTGGAAGTAGCCAGAcaaattgtttataatatattagatactTTGGGCAATAATGATTTCGTCAACGTATTCACAATGATCAACAATACTATTTTTGATGTTGTTACGTGTTTTTCGGACACGTTGATTCAGGTAACgctaatatatctacatatatcaggGGTCTCCAAACTTTTTAAGACgaggtttatttaaaattacttataTAAGGATCGGATCGGGCCAAATTCTATATTTTTTGGATATTCTAGAAATTCACTGGAGATTATATATTCATACCACGACCGAAGCCAGGAGGGGGGTGAAACACAGACGCATTCCACcccaagtgtttttttttaattcaacttattacaagattttttttcattcctaGAAAATTAGGGttagtatgtataggtatatgttccatttataaatttgtaaatctgatgttatatatatattttttaaatatgtataattttttttaattacgagAGACttgcaccccccccccctctttacGGCcgtgctacatatgtatgtatatgatagggGATTTTAGAAATTCTTGccatttacgtacatacattttggGGTCTTCAGCAATGCCGCCTCCCCCcaagttttttaatattacataaatttgttTACATAAAACGCCCGCGGGACTTAGTTTGGGTACCTctgatctatatacatacatatataaataatcacCTACGATTAAAAAACGCTATTTTATAATCTCAAATACTTTTCAGGCAAATTTGGCGAATGTAAGAGAGTTGAAATTGGGCTTGGATGCTTTGAAGCCTCATGGCATAGCAAATTTTCCAAAAGCTTTGATCAAATCTTTTGACATTTTGCAAAGATTCAGAAATAATACATTAGAAGGAGCGGGTTGTAATCAAGCGATTATGCTTATATCCGATGGAATATACGACAACCATTATGACATATTTAAATCGTATAATTTACAGAACTTGTCCAATATACCTGTGAGAGTGTTTACATATTCAATCGGAATAGAGGTTGTATTTTATTTGCGTctcgatttttattataatgtctatatgaataatgaaaaattgaaaattcccATTAGGAGGATGATATGCGAGAGGAGATTTGGATAGCTTGCGCAAATCAAGGATACTTTGTCCGCTTGATAAATGTAGCTGAAGCTCGCAAACAAGTATTGCAATATGTGCCTGTCATGTCTAGACCGCTTGCGTTGTATGGGGATGATCATCCTGTGTCATGGACCCAAGTTTATGCTAACATGATCGTATAtaccatattttttaatatcagtcATGTCATTTTAAGTACATTTATATCAAATaactatgaaatataatatttcgattGCAGGATCCGAAAATGACAGATTATTTATGGGAAGAGAAACAGCATAAGGATCAGATGAATCTAATAAAGACATATCGACAAAACAAGATACTTTTCAAAACTAGAAAAGAGCGCGAAAAGCGACGTAGTAAAACTTTAAAAGAAGTAAGAATAGTGAAAAATAAACACACGAATTCAACATCAAGTCATAAAACATATACAGATACAatcataatttatttcagcATGCTGATCAATATGGAGAAGCTAAGCCGTATATGCTAATGACTTCTGTATCGATGCCTGTATTTAACAAAACCAAAAATGATGTAAGTTTTTGGtgttctttaattaaaattttaagtaagttattttaagaatttttttcttataattttcaGACTTTATCGTGGAATTTATTGGGAGTTGCAGGAGTAGACGTACCTATTGATGACATAAAACGTCTAATGATGCCACATCAAGTATTCTTTAACTACttttatatgaattaaatattgttttgaattaaataattcatatacttttttatacatAGCTGGGTGTCAATGGTTATGCATTCATCATTACTAATAATGGATATGTGTTAATACATCCAGATTTTAGACCAGTggtaattaattttgtattgatattagattaataatacttaatatattcgtaaaataaacaaagtatTCAGTTTCAAGGCATATTAAAACCGGGATACAATACTGTCGACATGTTAGAAGTGGAACTCATGGATGACGATACAGGTCCTAGACAGTTTCACGATGACATTATACATGTACGTACatggataattttttattaatttgttatcattgagtaataataaaatatattttgaagtattttacattatatatggttatattaatttgaaaaacttCAGTTTAGAAATGAGATATTGAATCAAGAAAATGGAAGCGTGTGGATGCAAGTCAAATATCATTATGATAACATGGTTtgttttagtacattatatttGTGTAATAGtttctgatatgtatgtatattttctataGATATAAAGTGCATTTGTTATACTGAAAATGTGTTTAAAATGTTATAGACTCGGGTTTCACGTATAAGACGACAGTATTATTGGACAGAAATACCGGGAACTGTTTTTTCGTTGGTAGTTGCTCTTCCAGAACCTTACGGGTTAAAAAGAATAAAAGTTAAAACTGATGAAGAATTTCATTATTGGACACACTCAAAATCGACGaatttaatgcaattttttaaaaatccgcGTTTTCAAATTCATCCCGAGTGGTAATATCATGCTTTTAATGGTAATTGTAGATTAAACTATCATcaattatatcaatatattgtTTCAGGTTGTATTGCCGAGACTACAATATTACATTTTCATCACCCAAGGAGcatttgttgtattttttggaaaaaatgaaCCAACAGAAACAGAAATGGAAATGGCCCAACAAATCACATGATTCTAATTTTGTCCACTGTAATATTTCGTAATCGATTTgtttacaatattttgaatcgagttgaaagtttaaaaatattaatgtgtTATATAACATGGAGGTTTGCTAAGGATAAAAATCACtagagaataaaaataaacaacattttcaataaaaaaaatgtctattgAAAACTGAAAGATATTGCAATGCCGATTATTCTATTGTGCGATATAATTTTCTGATTACCTTCAATTACTCAAACGATGAAACAATGCATTTTAATTATCAATATAACATGTTTGAGAAGAAAATTGTCTACACAAATatcaagattttttatttaatttaatttgtttagatgtaaattttgatttcttgaagccatttttaatttttaaaattagattaCAGCACCTTTATCAATATTCGATTTTAGACACAAAATTgtcaatatacgtacatatgtttgtgacTATTTTATGAATTTAGCATATGTATGTCGTCTTTAATTATTTCAGGTGACAAAAACCTAATGAAAGCCCTTATATGTGATGCTCGAAATACAGCTTGGTTTTATCAAGATATAAATAATACGATTGaaggaaaaattaaaatgtatatacatttttttaacattaaaaattgatgtaatttttacagtctatgtatgtatattttaaatgttttagtgACCAACTAATTTATAAGTATGGAATTACATTAGCATTTATGGCAACACATAGTGGATTAACTCGTTGGATTCAATTTCTTCATATACAATCTACAGATTCAAATTATCTTCATAGGTTTTCATGAGActtcattatataaaaaaaatatataagtaatgtgtaaaataatcacatttatttaaatttcagccAAGATTTTGGTGAAAAGTATCCTAGATCAATTGATGAAATTTGGTATAAGCGTGCCGTCGAGCAACACGTGGTAGATCCACAAAGCTATGTTTACTCAGTAGACCTAGATGCCGGTGAAATAATCGATGAAAAAGGACCTGTCCCCTTTGTGTTGGCTTCTCATGCTATTTTTCGAACTGAAGATCAACTGGCAGCTCCAATTGCCGTGGTTGGATATCAATTTCATCATTCTAGTCTCCATAGCCTATTTCATAACATTACGTCTGTAGTAAGTgcattgtttaaatataataaattttctttaacgatttaatttttaatacatattatatgaaaaacaaacaattattgtgtaataaattttgtattcttatgtacatatgtatatacatgtacagtGTGAAAATGATGAAGATTGCACGACATGCAAATCAGATGAGCTGGAGTGTTACGTGTTGGACAACAATGCTTACATATTAGTTACAAAGTCTCCCAAGAATACAGGCAAATTTTTCGGCGAACTGgaaccgaaaataatgcaatattTATTGGATGAAAGGGTTTATAAAAAAGTTCACATACCAGATTATCAAGCGGTTTGTTTCGAAGAAGAAGATACCCCCAATCGTGCTCCATCCTTTCTTAcagtttgtaaattttattttaaatgcatatgtatgtatgtgtaacacAAAACATATAAAATGCTTTTCTTATTAGCCTTTAATTTACTTTGGAGACACATTGAAatacattattacatatatactatggaTATGTCAACAATTTTCTCTAATTGCATCAGAAACAGCTTACAGCTACATTTATTTTGAAGAAAACGGTATACCTACTTTGTTACAAAATTAATGAATAGATTTCCACATttctttacatttaaaaaaatcaaattatctaAGTAGAATCTGATCCAATTGAAAAAGATGAAGAAATTACTACAAGAGCACCtagaagaaggaaaaaaaaacttacCGATAAAGAAAAAGACAAGATAGAAGAAGAACTGTTATTAAAATGGGCAACGATAACAATATATTCAGCTTCTCCTTGTGATCATGAGGTAAATTTGACTATAAATGTAATGACttgaaatgtaattaaattacattttttgttACAATAGCTAATTAcgctgttcgacaaatgacgactttttttttggttcagagacgagatatgacttttcttatagaattatgcccagtgaacacgaatctggaagtaaaaaatgttgattggctcgagattcggagatacatatgtatatgtgttttataaatcgcgcgatttttctatatcttggtgttgttcggtcgatgtctcaaaatctgtcaatttcctgttcaaaatgaatattggaatctatagtcgggtattttatcttccatttgtagtacttttcagctttcaaatctctctaagtagtcatacagttcaaatcaaaagtcaaaagtacgtattttcacttggaattttttcccactgtttattttatcgaggtaagccagttatcaatagaattttcaattatcaatagaatagtcgaaatatgatttttctaagtggaattttatttaattctcatataaagataatttaatatattatccctattaattcaattcagatttgtgtaaatacgagtacgaCCTTTTTGCTCGCAactttaccgatttaaagttcagtacacttctaattaaccattttaaaggaaaacaaaaaatagtatggtcagaacactatctcaataaatacgtttcaatagaaaaaactcaatataaaatagtattaacagtgggaaaaaatcccaagtgaagatacgtacttttgacttatgatttgaactggatgactacttagagagatttgaaagctgaaaagtactacaaatggaagataaaatacccgactatagattccaatattcattttgaacaggaaattgacagattttgagacatcgaccgaacaacaccaagatatagaaaaatcgcgcgatttataaaacacatatacatatgtacatatctccgaatctcgaggcaatcaacaatttttatttccagattcgtgttcactgggcataattctataagaaaagtcatatctcgtctctgaaccatttttcgtgtcgaacagtgttattagtttATTGCCGTATCATtacttttgaataaattattgtacatatgtatctatgacaTGTACAGtaaatgtgtaatataatattttaggtGTGGCTTTATCAACTACAAGAAAATCCGAACAAATTGGACGCATATAAAAAACGTGCTTCTTGTGAATCAAGGTGAATTGTCCATACAtagtaatattgaaattttgtattatttaagaaataaagttattatttattattaaatacaatttaaattctaaCATACTTATACTTTCAGACCATTTGTTGTGCAACCTATACCAGCCAGCAATTTAATTATGGTAATTATTAATAACAATTGTAATATGAACGATGTTGCTCCAATACTTGCTAAACCGACTCCAGTGTCACATAATGACTCTTTGGCGTGCATACGGATGAAAACCAAAGGACTCGATAGGAAACCATTACCTAGCTGCAGAAGACATCAtcccaatgtatgtacataactattttaaataatgtatcaaTTGGTGTCTTtgaaaaacttaaattaaactttattaaaattttaggaGGTTCAAATCAAAGCGTGTGGCCGAGGTTCAAACTTTTCAAGAattgaaattattcatttaCTTTGTTCTTTATTGGTGACTGCATTAGTTAAAATATCAATGAGTTGAAATTGGGTTTGAAAGTTTTACTTATTAATAAATACTATATTCAACTTTGCTGGTATTATATTGAGCTAATGTTTAAAATCAATCCATTTTAAAATTCTGTgatgtattcaaaatattgatgaattatatttacatactaacTGATAAATAATGT from Arctopsyche grandis isolate Sample6627 chromosome 1, ASM5162203v2, whole genome shotgun sequence includes the following:
- the LOC143917015 gene encoding voltage-dependent calcium channel subunit alpha-2/delta-3-like, giving the protein MCRRVDSLAAFLFISSLCISSQNAQIIPPDLSIDYNLVHSWAQGFGLELRNIGEQITRRKEVQNSFRGAHVELRNGKQLVQEIVSNLRYMMKTKVAALKKIVEAAESIVSNLTSHDPPLNHTFYSSKGDQDLRPLDYPTAIIPNMTLTKDPYFDNKLVNTQYSSIHVPTDVFDWSNNTLRAIWWSEKLDKTFIKNFEQDLTLSWQYFGSASGIMRHYPAMQWDADPVDLYDCRTRAWYIEAAVSPKDMVIIVDMSGSMTGTGVEVARQIVYNILDTLGNNDFVNVFTMINNTIFDVVTCFSDTLIQANLANVRELKLGLDALKPHGIANFPKALIKSFDILQRFRNNTLEGAGCNQAIMLISDGIYDNHYDIFKSYNLQNLSNIPVRVFTYSIGIEEDDMREEIWIACANQGYFVRLINVAEARKQVLQYVPVMSRPLALYGDDHPVSWTQVYANMIDPKMTDYLWEEKQHKDQMNLIKTYRQNKILFKTRKEREKRRSKTLKEHADQYGEAKPYMLMTSVSMPVFNKTKNDTLSWNLLGVAGVDVPIDDIKRLMMPHQLGVNGYAFIITNNGYVLIHPDFRPVFQGILKPGYNTVDMLEVELMDDDTGPRQFHDDIIHFRNEILNQENGSVWMQVKYHYDNMTRVSRIRRQYYWTEIPGTVFSLVVALPEPYGLKRIKVKTDEEFHYWTHSKSTNLMQFFKNPRFQIHPEWLYCRDYNITFSSPKEHLLYFLEKMNQQKQKWKWPNKSHDSNFVHCDKNLMKALICDARNTAWFYQDINNTIEGKIKIDQLIYKYGITLAFMATHSGLTRWIQFLHIQSTDSNYLHSQDFGEKYPRSIDEIWYKRAVEQHVVDPQSYVYSVDLDAGEIIDEKGPVPFVLASHAIFRTEDQLAAPIAVVGYQFHHSSLHSLFHNITSVCENDEDCTTCKSDELECYVLDNNAYILVTKSPKNTGKFFGELEPKIMQYLLDERVYKKVHIPDYQAVCFEEEDTPNRAPSFLTPLIYFGDTLKYIITYILWICQQFSLIASETAYSYIYFEENESDPIEKDEEITTRAPRRRKKKLTDKEKDKIEEELLLKWATITIYSASPCDHEVWLYQLQENPNKLDAYKKRASCESRPFVVQPIPASNLIMVIINNNCNMNDVAPILAKPTPVSHNDSLACIRMKTKGLDRKPLPSCRRHHPNEVQIKACGRGSNFSRIEIIHLLCSLLVTALVKISMS